The proteins below are encoded in one region of Nakamurella flava:
- a CDS encoding S8 family peptidase: MAWWTVDRGRRTGRRLFVVGAVAAFVLGSAPASAREPSEPAVPSVVTFQPVGSGWREVQDSALAALPGPRPVVQAQLATGNVLLADLTADQRRQLAARPEVLAVAVDAPLATDPVATQRSAAAETEIPPALPPTAAPAAACTGTADRGQLEPQALDTLRVRSDDPAEPTAASLGYDGAGVTVGILTTAFDPDVPDFRRPDGSSAVVDYRSYVSGGPGAGGTALEGFGDVSAIVAQGAVTHDLATVVNPAAVTLPDGHCWIRIVGAAPGADVIGSNIYDGSTITVGAAVRSIDDAVAAGADVLSQSFGFNDAPDASLLQAIVAADAAAINAGVTVVASSGDAGANSTIIGPAADPRVIAVGASIDGRLAAQVGAQGLTRFGNGAWPSGTSSVISSSGFSVDGGTVDLLAPGDSDWSVCTTNLLYTGCLPVGGGAPSADVVPFGGTSQSAPFVAGVAALVIQAYRDTHAGTRPTPDQVQRILTGTAADLGLPAQVQGSGLVDAHAAVLAARSLDAPAAVVPAASPPARTLIADAAQQTLTGTGRLDLTTQVTNTGSAPVVLDGSAVTRDVPTGRQTFPIAFDAQAPTFTDGSYNLPMTSTRQTFTVEPGAAQIDLAVAGVPQNPNIAVYIAQLTVLDPSGAPVAYASSSSGLQVKVPRPAAGEWTAVVQAPTILDFRGELSVQRTQRQVIASVQPDTAVLLPGATTTLRSSVPMPGEAGDAAATLRVADQLALPVVLRVPVDLSSGAVTLGGTARPQNGRGGAPSQQTIWEFDVPAGHRSVDVSAVLDAPAQAQLTGVLIGPDGLARSTTSNTNADQVGASSAVDQSVVAPEPGRWRYVLGLWGTSWSAPATAAAFRVSLALDGRRAAATGLPAGETLTGGTTRTVTLSLDNPGPAPLSVAVDARTDARSEVDLPVVGTGPTVTLPIQRYLPSNGGDALPRVVVPPFSSRLSVSTRSTVPVLLAAIAPAGSPAVQSDVGRAGGPASTSTEAVVTVADAGQAPGPWSIWLMPPGPTTAPTPDGSATVAARVETAAYDPTVTDATGQPFVTATGPAVSVRPTLVPAGGRFAVPVTLPVRGAPGDRVSGFLALTVPAQVGAATDQLSPADRSGDVLAVFRYAYTVAAAPDPSTTTPPTTPSDPSTTTPVPDPSTTVTVPTVSVPTVTIAPVTIAPVTLAPLTVAAAAPVVAPQRVGSAVPTGSLPVTGVDVASWVRTAVIFLLAGGVLVTSASRMRRSRRR, from the coding sequence ATGGCGTGGTGGACGGTCGACCGTGGCCGGCGGACGGGACGACGGCTGTTCGTCGTCGGTGCCGTGGCGGCTTTCGTCCTCGGCAGCGCCCCGGCGTCGGCGCGGGAACCCTCCGAGCCGGCCGTGCCGTCGGTCGTCACGTTCCAGCCCGTCGGGTCGGGGTGGCGGGAGGTCCAGGACTCCGCGCTCGCCGCCCTGCCGGGGCCGCGGCCGGTGGTGCAGGCGCAGCTGGCGACCGGCAACGTGCTGCTGGCGGACCTGACCGCGGACCAGCGTCGGCAACTGGCCGCCCGCCCGGAGGTGCTGGCCGTCGCGGTCGACGCGCCGCTGGCGACGGATCCCGTTGCCACCCAACGGTCCGCGGCCGCCGAGACGGAGATCCCGCCGGCGCTGCCGCCCACCGCCGCCCCGGCCGCGGCCTGCACGGGCACGGCCGACCGGGGACAGCTCGAACCGCAGGCCCTGGACACGCTGCGGGTCCGCTCCGACGACCCGGCCGAGCCGACGGCCGCGAGCCTGGGCTACGACGGCGCCGGGGTCACCGTCGGCATCCTCACCACGGCCTTCGATCCTGACGTGCCCGACTTCCGCCGGCCCGACGGCAGTTCCGCCGTGGTCGACTACCGCAGCTACGTCTCGGGCGGACCAGGTGCCGGTGGCACGGCCCTGGAGGGATTCGGCGACGTGTCCGCGATCGTCGCCCAGGGCGCCGTCACCCATGACCTCGCGACCGTCGTGAACCCGGCGGCGGTCACCCTGCCCGACGGGCACTGCTGGATCCGCATCGTCGGGGCGGCGCCGGGCGCCGACGTCATCGGATCCAACATCTACGACGGCAGCACCATCACGGTGGGCGCCGCCGTCCGGTCCATCGACGACGCGGTCGCCGCCGGGGCCGACGTGCTGTCCCAGTCGTTCGGCTTCAACGACGCGCCCGACGCCTCTCTGCTGCAGGCGATCGTCGCGGCCGACGCGGCGGCCATCAACGCCGGGGTCACGGTCGTCGCCTCCAGCGGCGACGCCGGCGCCAACTCGACGATCATCGGACCGGCGGCGGACCCCCGGGTCATCGCGGTCGGGGCCAGCATCGACGGCCGACTCGCCGCCCAGGTCGGCGCGCAGGGCCTCACCCGGTTCGGCAACGGCGCCTGGCCGAGCGGTACCTCGTCGGTGATCTCGTCGTCCGGTTTCTCCGTCGACGGCGGGACTGTCGATCTGCTGGCCCCGGGGGACTCCGACTGGAGCGTGTGCACGACGAACCTGCTGTACACCGGCTGCCTGCCGGTCGGGGGCGGTGCTCCGTCGGCGGATGTCGTGCCGTTCGGTGGGACCAGCCAGTCGGCGCCGTTCGTCGCCGGGGTCGCCGCCCTGGTGATCCAGGCGTACCGGGACACCCACGCCGGTACCCGCCCGACGCCGGACCAGGTGCAGCGCATCCTCACCGGGACGGCGGCCGACCTGGGTCTGCCCGCGCAGGTGCAGGGGTCCGGGCTCGTGGACGCGCACGCCGCCGTCCTGGCCGCCCGCAGTCTCGACGCGCCGGCCGCGGTGGTACCCGCAGCGTCCCCGCCGGCCCGCACCCTGATCGCCGACGCCGCCCAGCAGACCCTCACCGGGACCGGTCGGCTGGATCTGACGACCCAGGTGACCAACACCGGGTCGGCCCCGGTGGTCCTCGACGGTTCGGCCGTCACCCGCGACGTACCCACCGGACGGCAGACCTTCCCAATCGCCTTCGATGCGCAGGCGCCGACGTTCACCGACGGCAGCTACAACCTCCCGATGACCTCGACGCGGCAAACCTTCACCGTCGAGCCGGGCGCCGCCCAGATTGACCTGGCGGTGGCCGGAGTGCCGCAGAACCCGAACATCGCCGTCTACATCGCCCAGCTGACCGTCCTGGACCCCAGCGGGGCGCCGGTGGCCTACGCGTCGAGCAGCAGCGGCCTGCAGGTCAAGGTGCCGCGACCGGCGGCCGGTGAGTGGACCGCGGTCGTGCAGGCTCCGACCATCCTGGACTTCCGCGGCGAGTTGTCGGTGCAACGGACGCAGCGGCAGGTGATCGCCTCCGTCCAGCCGGACACGGCCGTGCTGCTCCCCGGGGCGACGACGACACTGCGGTCCTCGGTGCCGATGCCGGGGGAAGCGGGGGACGCCGCCGCGACGCTGCGGGTGGCCGACCAGCTGGCCCTGCCCGTGGTCCTGCGGGTACCCGTCGACCTGTCGAGCGGTGCGGTCACGCTCGGCGGGACGGCCCGCCCGCAGAACGGACGGGGCGGAGCGCCGTCCCAGCAGACGATCTGGGAGTTCGACGTACCGGCCGGTCATCGGTCCGTCGATGTGTCCGCGGTGCTGGACGCGCCGGCCCAGGCGCAGCTGACCGGGGTGCTGATCGGTCCGGACGGCCTGGCCCGGTCGACCACCAGCAACACCAACGCCGACCAGGTCGGTGCGAGCTCCGCCGTCGACCAGTCGGTGGTCGCGCCCGAGCCGGGTCGATGGCGGTACGTCCTCGGGCTCTGGGGCACGTCGTGGTCCGCCCCGGCGACCGCGGCCGCGTTCCGGGTGTCGCTGGCGCTGGACGGTCGCCGCGCCGCGGCGACGGGCCTGCCGGCCGGGGAGACCCTCACCGGGGGGACCACCCGCACGGTCACGCTGAGCCTGGACAACCCCGGTCCGGCACCGTTGTCGGTGGCGGTCGACGCGCGCACCGACGCCCGCTCCGAGGTCGATCTGCCGGTGGTGGGCACCGGTCCCACCGTCACCCTGCCCATCCAGCGCTACCTGCCCTCGAACGGGGGCGATGCACTGCCACGAGTCGTTGTGCCGCCGTTCAGTTCTCGCTTGTCGGTGTCGACCCGGTCGACCGTCCCGGTGCTGCTCGCCGCGATCGCCCCGGCCGGTTCCCCCGCCGTGCAGTCCGACGTGGGGCGGGCCGGCGGCCCGGCCAGCACCTCCACCGAAGCGGTGGTGACGGTCGCCGACGCCGGGCAGGCCCCGGGCCCGTGGTCGATCTGGCTCATGCCGCCCGGGCCGACGACCGCACCCACGCCGGACGGTTCGGCGACCGTCGCCGCCCGGGTCGAGACGGCGGCCTACGACCCGACCGTGACCGACGCGACCGGGCAGCCGTTCGTGACCGCGACCGGACCCGCGGTGAGCGTCCGGCCGACGCTCGTCCCGGCGGGCGGTCGGTTCGCCGTTCCGGTCACCCTGCCCGTCCGCGGTGCCCCGGGTGACCGGGTGTCCGGGTTCCTGGCCCTGACCGTGCCCGCCCAGGTCGGGGCGGCCACTGATCAGCTGTCACCGGCTGACCGCAGCGGGGACGTGCTGGCCGTGTTCCGGTACGCATACACCGTCGCCGCCGCCCCGGACCCCTCGACCACGACCCCGCCGACGACCCCGTCGGATCCGTCGACGACCACCCCCGTGCCGGACCCGTCGACCACGGTCACTGTCCCGACGGTGTCCGTTCCCACCGTCACGATCGCCCCGGTGACCATCGCGCCGGTGACCCTGGCGCCGTTGACCGTCGCCGCCGCGGCGCCGGTGGTCGCCCCGCAGCGAGTGGGCTCCGCGGTGCCCACGGGTTCCCTCCCGGTGACGGGCGTGGATGTCGCGTCGTGGGTCAGGACGGCCGTGATCTTCCTGCTGGCCGGTGGGGTGCTGGTGACGTCCGCTTCGCGGATGCGCCGATCTCGCCGACGGTGA
- the scpA gene encoding methylmalonyl-CoA mutase, producing MPLRADGAPVVPPPDAAGPAWLSPEGIAVPRRYAADDVAGLADVASYPGRPPFLRGPYPTMYATQPWTVRQYAGFSTAAESNAFYRRNLAAGQKGLSVAFDLATHRGYDSDHPRVTGDVGMAGVAIDSILDMRQLFDQIPLDRMSVSMTMNGAVLPVLALYIVAAEEQGVAPEQLAGTIQNDILKEFMVRNTYIYPPEPSLRIIADIFRYTAARMPKFNSISISGYHLQEAGASADLELAYTLADGLEYLQTGIRAGMGVDAFAPRLSFFWAIGMNVLTEIAKLRAARALWHRMVSELGPGNPKSTVLRAHSQTSGWSLTAQDPFNNVARTCLEALAATAGGTQSLHTNALDEAIALPTDHSARIARNTQLLLQQEAGVGDVIDPWGGSWTVERLTADLTARAQVHLDEIARAGGMARAIEAGIPKLRIEEAAARTQARIDTGAQTVVGVNAHRVPRSDGGDQPIDVLRIDNASVRAAQVARLEQLRAERDQSAVDAALAALTRVAGRAAYPGAFDEAGNLLALSVVAARAHATVGEISAALEKAYGRYTATIQTVSGVYRSEAAARAEEARVATESGSTAGTPDDSPIDRALTATGDFAAEQGRRPRILVAKMGQDGHDRGQKVIVTAFSDLGFDVDVGPLFSTPAEVARQAVDADVHIVGVSSMAAGHLTLVPALRDELAAQGRPDIMIVVGGVIPPDDVPALLEAGAAAVFGPGTVIAEAALDLLDRLRASLTG from the coding sequence CTGCCCCTGCGCGCCGACGGGGCGCCGGTCGTCCCGCCCCCGGACGCGGCCGGTCCGGCCTGGCTGTCGCCCGAGGGGATCGCCGTTCCCCGTCGGTACGCGGCGGATGACGTCGCCGGCCTGGCCGACGTGGCCAGTTACCCGGGCCGGCCGCCGTTCCTGCGCGGCCCGTACCCGACGATGTACGCGACACAGCCGTGGACCGTCCGGCAGTACGCGGGTTTCTCCACCGCCGCCGAGTCGAACGCCTTCTACCGCCGTAACCTGGCCGCCGGTCAGAAGGGCCTGTCGGTCGCTTTCGATCTGGCCACCCACCGCGGCTACGACTCCGACCACCCGCGGGTCACCGGGGACGTCGGCATGGCCGGGGTGGCCATCGACTCGATCCTGGACATGCGCCAGCTCTTCGACCAGATCCCCCTGGACCGGATGAGCGTGTCGATGACGATGAACGGGGCGGTGCTGCCCGTGCTCGCCCTGTACATCGTCGCGGCCGAGGAGCAGGGCGTCGCGCCGGAGCAGCTGGCCGGGACCATCCAGAACGACATCCTCAAGGAGTTCATGGTCCGCAACACCTACATCTACCCGCCGGAACCATCGCTGCGGATCATCGCCGACATCTTCCGGTACACGGCGGCGCGGATGCCGAAGTTCAACTCCATCTCGATCTCCGGCTACCACCTGCAGGAAGCCGGGGCCAGCGCCGATCTGGAACTCGCCTACACCCTCGCCGACGGTCTGGAGTACCTGCAGACCGGTATCCGGGCCGGGATGGGCGTCGACGCCTTCGCGCCCCGGCTCTCGTTCTTCTGGGCCATCGGCATGAACGTCCTCACCGAGATCGCCAAACTCCGGGCGGCCCGGGCCCTGTGGCATCGCATGGTGTCCGAGCTGGGGCCCGGGAATCCGAAATCGACCGTGCTGCGAGCCCATTCGCAGACCTCCGGGTGGTCGCTGACCGCGCAGGACCCGTTCAACAACGTGGCCCGCACCTGTCTGGAGGCGCTGGCCGCGACCGCCGGTGGGACCCAGTCGTTGCACACCAACGCCCTCGACGAGGCCATCGCGCTGCCCACCGACCACTCCGCCCGGATCGCCCGGAACACCCAGTTGCTGTTGCAGCAGGAGGCGGGCGTCGGCGACGTCATCGACCCCTGGGGCGGGTCGTGGACGGTCGAGCGGTTGACCGCCGATCTGACCGCCCGCGCCCAGGTGCACCTGGATGAGATCGCCCGGGCCGGCGGCATGGCCCGGGCCATCGAGGCGGGCATCCCGAAGCTGCGGATCGAGGAGGCGGCGGCCCGCACCCAGGCCCGCATCGACACCGGCGCGCAGACCGTCGTCGGGGTCAACGCCCACCGTGTGCCCAGGTCCGACGGCGGGGACCAGCCAATCGACGTCCTGCGCATCGACAACGCCTCCGTCCGGGCCGCCCAGGTGGCCCGGCTGGAGCAGCTGCGGGCCGAGCGGGACCAGTCGGCCGTGGACGCCGCCCTGGCGGCGTTGACCAGGGTGGCCGGCCGGGCGGCCTACCCCGGAGCGTTCGACGAGGCGGGCAACCTGCTGGCGCTGTCGGTCGTCGCCGCCCGCGCCCACGCGACCGTGGGCGAGATCTCCGCGGCGCTGGAGAAGGCCTACGGTCGCTACACCGCGACGATCCAGACGGTGTCCGGGGTGTACAGGTCGGAGGCGGCGGCGCGAGCGGAGGAGGCCCGGGTGGCGACGGAATCAGGCAGCACAGCCGGCACGCCCGACGATTCCCCGATCGACCGGGCGCTGACCGCCACCGGGGACTTCGCCGCCGAGCAGGGCCGCCGGCCCCGCATCCTGGTGGCGAAGATGGGGCAGGACGGGCACGACCGCGGGCAGAAGGTCATCGTCACCGCGTTCTCCGACCTCGGGTTCGACGTCGACGTCGGCCCGCTGTTCTCGACGCCGGCCGAGGTCGCCCGGCAGGCCGTCGACGCCGACGTGCACATCGTCGGCGTCAGCTCGATGGCCGCCGGTCACCTCACCCTGGTGCCGGCCTTGCGGGACGAGCTCGCCGCGCAGGGCCGGCCGGACATCATGATCGTCGTCGGCGGGGTCATCCCACCCGACGACGTCCCGGCGCTGCTGGAGGCTGGTGCGGCCGCGGTGTTCGGGCCGGGCACCGTCATCGCCGAGGCTGCTCTCGACCTGCTCGATCGCCTCCGGGCCAGCCTGACCGGGTGA
- a CDS encoding methylmalonyl-CoA mutase family protein, producing MAIDTARLGADGTARLDADGAALVAEESAWRELAAGVLRRNHPDATPATVRRSLTRTTVEGLPVPVLGTPATCEPVGSSPIPVTERVGWDVRSLILVTDGTGSTDAPADQARRESAGGSTSLWLRLPPDESLDVLAGCLAGMPLDGRCLAVDADDSIAAARVLVEAVGSGVRLHPDTVVGVDPFAAAVRSGGAVPAAGECAAAVRALTEAADTLGVGSIAADGTAAHDAGAGEAGELGWMLAVGVALLREMTSGSTDVAAAARRIEFRLAATVQLYPTVAKFRAARVLWDRVLQLCGVSGVPARLHAVTSRPMLTRRDPETNLLRTTVAAFAAGAGGADAVTVLPYDHAARVSGAAARRWARNISHLLIAESHVGQAVDPAAGAFAVEELTQTLAEAAWAEFGRIEAAGGARAALAEGAVGRRWAAAADERDRRIADGRQPLIGVTVHPPATAEPPGPPPVSGWPPPRTWEPADVPSGKDAS from the coding sequence GTGGCCATCGACACCGCCCGACTGGGCGCGGACGGTACTGCCCGGCTCGACGCCGACGGCGCTGCCCTGGTCGCCGAGGAGTCGGCCTGGCGCGAGCTGGCGGCCGGGGTCCTGCGGCGGAACCACCCGGACGCCACGCCGGCGACCGTGCGGCGGAGCCTGACCCGCACGACGGTCGAGGGTCTGCCCGTGCCCGTGCTGGGCACCCCGGCGACCTGCGAGCCCGTCGGATCGAGCCCGATACCCGTGACGGAGCGGGTCGGCTGGGATGTGCGGTCCCTCATCCTCGTCACGGACGGCACAGGCAGCACGGACGCGCCGGCCGACCAGGCCCGTCGCGAGTCGGCCGGCGGATCCACCTCGCTGTGGCTGCGGTTGCCGCCCGACGAGTCCCTGGATGTCCTGGCCGGGTGTCTGGCCGGGATGCCCCTGGACGGCCGGTGTCTGGCCGTCGACGCCGACGACAGCATCGCGGCCGCGCGGGTCCTCGTCGAGGCGGTCGGGTCGGGGGTGCGGCTGCACCCGGACACGGTCGTCGGGGTGGACCCGTTCGCCGCGGCGGTGCGATCCGGGGGTGCGGTGCCGGCCGCGGGGGAGTGCGCGGCCGCCGTCCGCGCCTTGACCGAAGCGGCCGACACGCTGGGGGTCGGGTCGATCGCGGCCGACGGCACCGCCGCCCACGACGCGGGGGCGGGCGAGGCCGGTGAACTGGGCTGGATGCTCGCCGTCGGGGTCGCCCTGCTCCGCGAGATGACCTCTGGGTCCACCGATGTCGCCGCCGCCGCCCGGCGCATCGAGTTCCGGTTGGCCGCGACGGTGCAGCTGTACCCGACGGTCGCCAAGTTCCGGGCCGCGCGGGTGCTGTGGGACCGGGTGCTGCAGCTGTGCGGGGTCTCGGGCGTCCCGGCGCGTCTGCACGCGGTCACCTCCCGTCCGATGTTGACCCGGCGGGATCCGGAGACCAACCTGCTGCGCACCACCGTCGCGGCCTTCGCCGCCGGGGCCGGCGGCGCCGACGCCGTCACCGTGCTGCCGTACGACCACGCCGCCCGGGTATCCGGTGCGGCGGCCCGGCGCTGGGCCCGCAACATCTCGCACCTGCTGATCGCCGAGTCGCACGTCGGGCAGGCGGTCGACCCGGCGGCCGGCGCGTTCGCGGTGGAGGAACTGACGCAGACCCTGGCCGAGGCCGCCTGGGCCGAGTTCGGGCGCATCGAGGCGGCCGGCGGCGCCCGGGCGGCCCTGGCCGAGGGCGCGGTGGGGCGGCGCTGGGCCGCGGCGGCGGACGAACGGGACCGCCGCATCGCCGACGGCCGGCAGCCCCTCATCGGCGTCACCGTCCACCCGCCGGCCACCGCGGAGCCGCCGGGGCCGCCGCCCGTCTCCGGGTGGCCGCCCCCGCGGACCTGGGAACCGGCCGACGTCCCGTCCGGAAAGGACGCCTCGTGA
- a CDS encoding DsbA family oxidoreductase: protein MSAPLAVDIWSDIACPWCYIGKRKFEEGVRRFGGDVAVIYHSYELSPETPVDFDGSELDFLTAYKGQPRNVMQQMLDRVTEVARDAGLTYDFDRLQHTNTVLAHQLLHLARAHGRQTEMAERLFRAYFTEGRHIGRIDSLAELAAEIGLDPDEVQRALTAGEYLPAVRADQEQAQAYGIQGVPFFVIDGRYGISGAQDPDVFASALGQVAAELDGAAETVR, encoded by the coding sequence ATGAGTGCGCCCCTCGCCGTCGACATCTGGTCCGACATCGCCTGCCCCTGGTGCTACATCGGCAAGCGGAAGTTCGAGGAGGGCGTGCGGCGGTTCGGTGGCGACGTCGCCGTCATCTACCACAGCTATGAGTTGTCACCCGAGACCCCCGTCGACTTCGACGGTTCCGAACTGGACTTCCTCACGGCCTACAAGGGGCAGCCCCGGAACGTCATGCAGCAGATGCTGGACCGGGTGACCGAGGTGGCCCGGGACGCCGGTCTGACCTACGACTTCGACCGGCTGCAGCACACCAACACCGTGCTGGCCCATCAGCTCCTGCACCTGGCCCGGGCCCACGGCCGGCAGACCGAGATGGCCGAACGACTCTTCCGGGCCTACTTCACCGAGGGCCGGCACATCGGCCGGATCGACTCGCTGGCCGAGCTGGCCGCCGAGATCGGCCTGGACCCCGACGAGGTCCAGCGCGCCCTGACCGCCGGCGAGTACCTGCCCGCCGTGCGGGCCGATCAGGAACAGGCTCAGGCCTACGGCATCCAGGGTGTGCCGTTCTTCGTCATCGACGGGCGGTACGGCATCTCCGGTGCCCAGGACCCGGACGTCTTCGCGTCGGCGCTCGGCCAGGTGGCCGCCGAGCTCGACGGGGCCGCGGAGACGGTCCGATGA